The DNA region CAGCATTTTACTGGCAATAACGGCGAGGGTGCGCTTTTATTTTCGGCAGTACTGCATCTGGGTACGCTGGTCGCTGTGTTCATAGCTTTCAGAAAAGATATCATAGAGCTCATCAAAGAGCTTGGAAATATCTGCTCTGATATCTTTAAATGGAAGTTCACCCTTAAAGACATGAACCCTCAGCGCCGTATGATCGTTATGATTATAGTATCGTGTCTGTGCCTTGCACCTTTTGCTGTTTTCAAGGATTGGTTTGAATCAATAGGTGAGGATAATTCCATTTTTGCTGAAGGACTTTGCTTTCTTTATACAGCTGCTATCCTTTTTATGTCTGACAGATGCACAAAGGGCAATAAGAAGGCCGGAGATATCAAAGTTAAGGACTCTGTAACTGTCGGACTGTTCCAGGGCGTTGCACTTCTGCCGGGTGTTTCCAGATCGGGTTCTACTATCTCCGCAGGACTTTTCTCGGGTTTTTCACGAGAGACTTCGGTAAAGTATTCTTTCATTCTCGGAATACCTGTTATACTTCTCAGCTGTCTGCTTGAAGTGGCTAAGTATATAAAAGGTGTCATGACCTCAAATGTTGAGGTTGAAAAGGTCGGCATTGCAAACTGTGCAGTCGGATTTGTTGTTGCAGCTATAGTAGGTGTGCTTGCTATTAAACTTGTCAGCTGGCTGGTGAAAAGCGATAAATTCAAGGTGTTCTCCTATTACACCTTTGTCCTTGGTACCATCGTACTCGTTATCGCATTCATCGAATTCTGCATGGGTCATCCCATCAGTTTCTGATAATTACATATCTGCCAAGAAGCTTGATATCGGGGGCTGATATTTCAGCACTTGTGTGATTCAGGCTTTTTGCGGTTTTTTGAAGCATAAGATAATTCACTATATTTGATGAAAGGAAAGTGTTTAAATGGCAGCAAATGCCTCGGGTTCTAAAACAACCGGAAGACCGGTGCAAAAAAAACAGACGTCTCAAAGTTCACCGAAAGTAAGCAAGGCAGCGCAGGATGCACTTAATGCTGCCAGAGAAAGAGAATACAGGCGCTTCTGGTCATACATACTTTTTTTTACAGGTGTGCTGGAAATTTTCATAACCTTTATTCGCGGCGACGGTCTGTGGCGTGCATTGCATGATCTCAACCGAGGACTTTTCGGTGTGGCTGTGTTCTTGTTTGCCCCGATGATGATATATGTTGCGCTTATGATAGCGTCGAATACAAAGAAAAATACCGTAGTGGCTAAGTGCGTCGAGGGCGGTATGCTTATGCTGCTTTCCAGTGGTATGGTCCAGATATTGCAGGTCGGTTCAGTACAGGGCGGAAGTTTTTTAAAAAAGCTGAAAGGTCTGTACGATGACGGCGTTGATCTCCGCGGCGGCGGACTTGCCAGCGCTGTGCTTGGCTGGCCGCTTCTTGCGGCTTTCAAAAGGCTTGGAGCTTCCATTATTATCCTGCTGATTACTTTTACTTTCATACTGTTGCTCACCGATCTTACTCTGCCGCAGTTGTTCAGGTTGCTTTCAAGGCCTTTTGTAGCATCGGTTGAAGCTGTTCGCAATGACAGAGTTGAACGTATAGTTGCCAGACAAGAGCGTGAAGGTCAGCTAGGTGACGGTAATCATGCAGAGCGTGAAATATCAGGACGCAGACCCGAACTTCCCGTGCCCGTTGCTATGGAAGACCCGTCTGCCCGCAGAAAACAGCGTGTTGACTTTGCTAAATTTGTTACCGATGATGATACAGTGGCAGAACATGAAGTCGAGGAGATCATTGATAATGGTGAGACTATCGTCGATGATACCAAACATTCAAGGAGAAAGCGGGATCTTTCCAAGGCAGAGGAAGTATCTGTGGAGATAATTGAAGAAGAAACTCCTGATGACAGTGAAGACAGGGAAGAACTCAAAAAGATCATCCAGGCCGCAGTTAACAGAAAGATACCTGTTGCTTCCGATGAAACGGAAGAACAGGAGCGACCAAAGGTCGTAAATATCAACAGCAAGGGTCAGACTACAATGTTTGAAGAGGATGAGAAGATCCCCGTATACGTCAATCCGCCTGTTGATGTTCTCAAATACCCCAAAAAGAAGATTGACAAGGCTGTTATCGAAGCCGAGATACAGGAGAAATCACGTAAGTTGGTGGAGACCCTTGAAGTCTACGGTGTAAAAACGCGTATAACAGGTATTTTCAGAGGTCCTTCTGTTACAAGATATGAACTCCAGCCTGCCGCAGGTGTCAAGGTCGCCAAGATACTCAGCCTTGCTGATGATATCGCACTTAATCTTGCGGCACTGAGTATCCGTATCGAAGCGCCTGTTCCCGGAAAGCCATGCGTTGGTATCGAAGTCCCTAATGACGTTCGA from Ruminococcus albus AD2013 includes:
- a CDS encoding undecaprenyl-diphosphate phosphatase, which gives rise to MSLFDAVVQGIIQGLTEFLPVSSSGHLSLYQHFTGNNGEGALLFSAVLHLGTLVAVFIAFRKDIIELIKELGNICSDIFKWKFTLKDMNPQRRMIVMIIVSCLCLAPFAVFKDWFESIGEDNSIFAEGLCFLYTAAILFMSDRCTKGNKKAGDIKVKDSVTVGLFQGVALLPGVSRSGSTISAGLFSGFSRETSVKYSFILGIPVILLSCLLEVAKYIKGVMTSNVEVEKVGIANCAVGFVVAAIVGVLAIKLVSWLVKSDKFKVFSYYTFVLGTIVLVIAFIEFCMGHPISF
- a CDS encoding DNA translocase FtsK, which translates into the protein MAANASGSKTTGRPVQKKQTSQSSPKVSKAAQDALNAAREREYRRFWSYILFFTGVLEIFITFIRGDGLWRALHDLNRGLFGVAVFLFAPMMIYVALMIASNTKKNTVVAKCVEGGMLMLLSSGMVQILQVGSVQGGSFLKKLKGLYDDGVDLRGGGLASAVLGWPLLAAFKRLGASIIILLITFTFILLLTDLTLPQLFRLLSRPFVASVEAVRNDRVERIVARQEREGQLGDGNHAEREISGRRPELPVPVAMEDPSARRKQRVDFAKFVTDDDTVAEHEVEEIIDNGETIVDDTKHSRRKRDLSKAEEVSVEIIEEETPDDSEDREELKKIIQAAVNRKIPVASDETEEQERPKVVNINSKGQTTMFEEDEKIPVYVNPPVDVLKYPKKKIDKAVIEAEIQEKSRKLVETLEVYGVKTRITGIFRGPSVTRYELQPAAGVKVAKILSLADDIALNLAALSIRIEAPVPGKPCVGIEVPNDVRDPVSLRELIDSDEYRNAKGKLTFAVGKDIEGKIVVGNIAKMPHLLVAGTTGSGKSVFTNSIIMSVLYHASPEEVKLILIDPKMVEFKLYDRIPHLLIPVVTDPLKAAGALGWAVNEMNKRYKMFEANNVKNLEEFNEMLTAEHSKPVDEIDPMFAKMKLMPQILIVIDEFADLMMAAGSEVEDSVIRLGQLARAAGIHMVIATQSPRKDVITGLIKSNIPSRVSLSVSSNVDSRVIMDQGGAEKLLGNGDLLYKPVGVKTPIRIQSGFADTPEIKSVVEFLKSEHSAEYSADIMAEVEENMPKPKEDKKNGGNSDSEDVIINPDDDLIDQAITVIVTTGNASTSYLQRKLKLGFSRASRIMDQIEEMGIIGPQDGAKPRKINLTEEEWLEMRARR